From the genome of Brachyhypopomus gauderio isolate BG-103 chromosome 20, BGAUD_0.2, whole genome shotgun sequence, one region includes:
- the LOC143484206 gene encoding uncharacterized protein LOC143484206 gives MEKEGRHSDCGKSLIKQGDLQKHQHTHTGEKPYQCSECGKNFSTRSTLQKHQRIHTGIKPYHCSECGKNYSSQSYFQVHQRIHTGVNPYHCSDCGKSYSCQSYLQIHQRIHTGVNPYHCSDCGKSYSCQSYLQKHQRIHTGEKPYHCSECGKSFSCQSYLQIHQRMHTGEKPYHCSECGKSFSSKSYLQIHQRIHTGEKPYHCSDCGKSFSCQSNLQKHQRIHTGVNPYHCSECGKCFSCQGNLQKHQRIHTGEKPYHCSECGKSFRSQSHLTTHQRIHTGEKPYYCSECAMTFSDQWNLRQHQRIHTGEKPYHCSECGKSFSTRSNLRSHQHIHT, from the coding sequence ATGGAAAAGGAGGGACGTCACTCAGATTGTGGAAAGAGTTTAATTAAGCAGGGGGATCTCCAGAAACAccagcacactcacacaggagagaagccgtatcaatgctcagagtgtgggaagaattTTAGTACACGGAGTACTTTACAaaagcaccagcgcattcacacaggaattaagccgtatcactgctcagagtgtgggaaaaaTTATAGTTCTCAGAGTTATTTCCAGGTACACCAGCGCATACACACAGGAGTGAacccatatcactgctcagattgTGGAAAAAGTTATAGTTGTCAGAGTTATCTCCAAATACACCAGCGCATACACACAGGAGTGAacccatatcactgctcagattgTGGGAAAAGTTATAGTTGTCAGAGTTATCTCCAAAAACACCAGcgaattcacacaggagagaagccgtatcactgctcagagtgtgggaagagttttagttGTCAGAGTTATCTCCAAATACACCAGCGTatgcacacaggagagaagccgtatcactgctcagagtgtggtaAGAGTTTTAGTTCTAAGAGTTATCTCCAaatacaccagcgcattcacacaggagagaagccgtatcactgttCAGATTGTGGAAAGAGTTTTAGTTGTCAGAGTAATCTCCAAAAACACCAGCGAATTCACACAGGAGTGAacccatatcactgctcagagtgtggcaaGTGTTTTAGTTGTCAGGGTAATCTCCAGAAACATCAgcgtattcacacaggagagaagccatatcactgctcagagtgtggcaaGAGTTTTAGGAGTCAGAGTCATCTCACAACGCACCAgcgtattcacacaggagagaagccgtattaCTGTTCAGAGTGTGCAATGACTTTTTCTGATCAATGGAATCTCCGCCAACACCAGCggattcacacaggagagaagccatatcactgttcagagtgtgggaagagttttagtacTCGGAGTAATCTCCGAAgtcaccagcacattcacacatga